ATTTCCGGCCCGATCAGGCTGCCCGCTGCTACAATGAGGCCATCGAGGTCGCGAGCGAAACCGGCGAGCCGCAACAGCTCTTTCCATGCTATGATGGCCTAGCGACATTGAACCTTGATCGCGGCGACATGCCTGAAGCCGAGCGCTATTTCGCGCTGGCTGATGATGTCTGCACCAGGCACGGGCTTGATCCCGCCGGACTGATTGTACTGCCATTTCTCGACTAGGTCATGTGAAGGAGTTCAACCATGTCAGAACGCCATGTCGATGGACCGCTTCAACCGGGCGATCGCGCACCCAATATCGTGCTGGACGCCATCACACGCGAAGGGAAGGTCGCACTCGAGGATTTTCGCGGGCGCAGTCCGATATTGGTAGGCCTGTTTCGAGGTTTGCATTGCCCGTTCTGCCGCCGCCATATTGCGGCACAGGCGCAGCTTGACGCAGCCCTGCGCGACAAGGGTGTCGAAAGTCTCACCGTCGTCAATACGCCGACCGATCGGGCGCGGCTCTACTTCCGATATCACCCGTTGCCCAATCTGCTCGCCGCGTCTGATCCCGAACGGGTCTCGCACCGCGCGTTCGGCCTGCCAAATCTCGAATTCACGGAGAACGAAACCGAGTGGCCGCGCAAGGTGGCCGTGGACGCGGTCATGAGCATGCAAGTGGATATGCCCGGCGAACTGCCCAGCCCGATGAACCGGCCGGCGGCGGCAGAGTACCTCAACAACAAGGACGGTTACGAGATGACGGAGGCCGATCAGCGCATGGCGGCAACCGGCACGGGCCAGCTGTTCGGCCAGTTCCTGCTCGACCGGGAAGGGATCGTGCGCTGGACGTTCACCGAGGTCCCTGACGGCGGCCATCGCATGTTCGGGATGCCGAGCCCGCAGGAGTTGATGTCGGCTGCCTCGCAGGTGGTAGGTTAGAGATCTCAGCGATTAACGCGCCACCTTCGGGCGTTTCTCGGCGAGCGCTGCCGCCATCGCCGAGATCAGCGGGCGCATGAAATAAGCGTCCTCGGGAGGCGAGACGTCGGCGCGCAAGCCATGTCCGGCGAGTTCGCCGGACACCGCGGGCCCCACCGACGCGATCAGCGTCCGCGCGAAGCCCTTGCGCAACTTCGCCTCGCTGCCGCCGGCCTTCGCCGCTTCGATCAGGCGGCGGACCTGGCCGAGATTGGTCAGAGCGATGCAATCGATCCGTCCCTCAGCCATGTCGTCGATGGCAGCGATGATATTGGCATCCGCG
This is a stretch of genomic DNA from Bradyrhizobium sp. CB2312. It encodes these proteins:
- a CDS encoding redoxin family protein, producing MSERHVDGPLQPGDRAPNIVLDAITREGKVALEDFRGRSPILVGLFRGLHCPFCRRHIAAQAQLDAALRDKGVESLTVVNTPTDRARLYFRYHPLPNLLAASDPERVSHRAFGLPNLEFTENETEWPRKVAVDAVMSMQVDMPGELPSPMNRPAAAEYLNNKDGYEMTEADQRMAATGTGQLFGQFLLDREGIVRWTFTEVPDGGHRMFGMPSPQELMSAASQVVG